The Mytilus galloprovincialis chromosome 7, xbMytGall1.hap1.1, whole genome shotgun sequence genome has a window encoding:
- the LOC143081648 gene encoding chymotrypsinogen B-like, with amino-acid sequence MYRVFSAFVVFFMLTNSSADTSVKIVNGDNANIEDHPWMVAIEFLEPRDTNFTFNCGGVIIDKSWVLTAAHCNSFNTDRPAKNIRILAGSSFMSQMKVKIPVKKYYVHDQFKYVLGYGWINDLMLLQLRKPLKFGPTINKIDMDTDIGKNYTGELCTITGWGDTDVNLGKIFPDRLQVQTMPVVTDDYCGTVWNIPKKIMNNLICLQKNNTDSCLHDSGGPLVCNKKVVGILTTGGEPCNGKKPSIHTRTSANLNWIKGKMNTKNKKNKKDKKNKNNQKGKGKKNKKNNRN; translated from the exons ATGTATCGAGTGTTTAGTGCATTTGTTG TGTTTTTCATGCTTACA AATTCTTCGGCTGATACAAGTGTGAAGATTGTAAATGGTGACAATGCCAATATAGAAGACCATCCATGGATGGTCGCTATTGAGTTCCTAGAACCGCGTGATACAAATTTTACCTTTAATTGTGGAGGAGTAATCATCGACAAAAGTTGGGTTCTAACAGCGGCACATTGTAATTCATTTAATACTGACAGACC GGCAAAGAATATTAGAATACTAGCTGGAAGCTCTTTTATGAGTCAGATGAAAGTAAAAATACCTGTGAAAAAGTACTATGTG CACGATCAATTCAAATACGTTTTGGGATATGGATGGATCAACGATCTTATGTTGCTTCAGCTTCGAAAACCGCTAAAATTTGGACCTACTATCAATAAAATCGACATGGACACTGATATTGGCAAAAATTATACAGGAGAATTGTGCACAATAACAGGATGGGGAGATACAGATGTCAATTTGG GAAAGATTTTTCCTGATCGTTTACAAGTACAGACCATGCCTGTTGTCACTGATGATTACTGTGGAACTGTTTGGAATATTCCAAAGAAAATTATGAACAATTTGATTTGTCTTCAAAAGAATAATACGGATTCTTGTCTG cATGATAGTGGTGGACCCTTGGTTTGCAATAAAAAGGTTGTAGGAATACTAACAACTGGTGGTGAACCTTGCAATGGAAAAAAGCCAAGTATTCATACCAGAACTTCTGCAAATTTAAACTGGATTAAAGGAAAAATGAATACGAAAAATAAGAAGAATAAGAaagataagaaaaacaaaaacaatcagaaaggcaaaggaaagaaaaataaaaaaaataacagaaattaa